DNA sequence from the Delphinus delphis chromosome 7, mDelDel1.2, whole genome shotgun sequence genome:
AGTCCAAAacatcaattatatatataaaaaaaaagacagttaagAGTGGTAAGTAGATTATGTAGGTACATATGATTAGGGatacaattttaagaaattattcatGTATGGTTATATGTTAAGTGTAGAGGTTCAAAGGGAAAACCATTAAGAACAGATTAAATATGATTTAAAGTATTCTGAATTATGGTTACAgaagagacaattttttttttataatgtgaGATCCCTGTATAAACCATAAAAGACACAGGAAATATGATGCCAACGGGTTAATAAGCTCTTCAAACTGTTAACAGCTTTCCATTTTCCTAATCACTGCTTAATATAATTTAGCTACAGATGTGGCTTCGGTGGCTGACAGAAAACCCCAGTTAGTGATTTCACAGCCTTACCTCTAAGTTCTGTGCTCTTTCTTTGCTAAGAGGAGTGAATAGAAAATTCAGGTTGTTGTCATCTGCTAAGGAGCGAAGGTCAAAGTAGTATTTGGCATACACACTGGCGGGAACATTAATATTAAACTGAAGTAGCTCCAGGAAGTGCCTTTCCATCTCATTCCTGGGGGAGGAGAAGACAAAACCAACACAGGACAATTTTAGTCAACTGGGCTATCTTCAAAAATACCATTCTGAGCTACTAGGATGGCTCTAAATACTGTTTTGAAACAAATAATGGCTACCCAGCTGGATTAATACCCTAATGTTCAAACAAGGTACAGCTATTTGTGGTCCTTTCTGCGTCCCAGCACTTTGAGTTTGGGACAAGGGGGAAGAGGTTATGGCCCTCTTATGCACTCATGCTGCTGACTCAGGGGCTCATTCTTCAGAGTTCCATTAGTGCAGCTGTACGATTCATGCTCCACACTCACTCACAAGGCCCCGCTATAGTGATCAGATGAAAGGAATGATGTATGCTGTTTATTAGCTCTGAAGAACTTGCAGACATTTTCACCGGGCTGATGACAGGAAGGGGCTTATTGAAGTAGAGGCGAGCCAACAAAAGGAGTGGGCACATCACCACGGCAACAAATGGATCCATCGGGAGCCACTGCTATTATCTCTGAGGGGGGAAAACTCTTGAGGCAACAAGGATTCAtctcaagtaaataaataaataagctacattCGATGGGAAAGGgaatcccccccgcccccgccacaaTGCATGGGGCTGTGTCAAAGGACATAATGCAAGTTTCTGTTCACCTTAACCTTACTAGGGTGAGTTGTTGTCACCATGACAGGACAGGATGCACTTTTTAAGCTTAGGAAGGCAGTAAGATTATGTCTCAGCTAGACTAAACCCACTTTACGGTATGACCTCTGATAGAGCAGTTGTTTTCCCCCGGTGTTAGGAGAGCAGCCCAGGATGTTCAGACCTACCGCCCCCTGCCAGGTGAGACTGCACACGCCCACAGGGAGCGAATTCAATGAAGTGGGAAAGCAGAGTGTTGGGAGCAGGCTTCTGCTATATGACCATATCCAGCCATTTGCTTGCCAAATGTTTAAGTAAATAACTATAAAATTAGAGTAAATCTTACCACTTTTCACAGCAATCACTTTAGAGAGTTgattatataaaaatgataaatacccAAACAAACATGCGAGTGGCTTATTTTACAATACCTTTGGTTTCTTGGTTTTAAAGTGTTAATATTTTATCCATTGGATAAATCAACAAATGCTCCATGTTCTCCTGTATGGAGAGCAGAGTATGAGCAGAAATGAGGTTTCTCATTTGTTGAACTTTAAACCTAACTGAACCTACTTCCAAAATTAATTTCCTGTTCATACGGCCAGAAGTCTatagaaatgtaaatcagataaTGTTTTGATAATCAGCTAATCAGGACTTAATTTACTACAGGAATAAATGCACTTCACTGtcccttttatattttctccactaatacattttaattgtGTGGAAATACAGTACTTCATAGGATTAACATGTCTATTAATAGAGCTTTAATCACTGAAGAAAAGCATTATGCCTATAGAATATGCatcttctgtgttttttgttgttttttaaatggctAGATGGCTGAAGAGCATACCATTTACAGGTGCAGCAAATTTTCTGAACAGCAGCTGCTCAGTTTAACTTACTCTTTTGaagggaaatatatatttaacaagaCACATAGATGttagaaagttttaaagaaaagcagataGGCAGCAATTTTTCAATTCAGACTCAAAATGAGACCATTACAAATAGTGGTCAACAGCAGAGGGATGAAACAAATGTCTATTAAACACTTTGCTGTAATGCTTTCCGACTTCCAAAGATCATAAACAAAAGCAGCCTATTATAAACATAACTCCTGGTGATTCTCTGTTCTACACAGAAAAGTGTTGTTTAGAAGTAGTTTCTTCATAGCTGGACACGGCCGCCAGTGCTCCTGGGCTCACATCTATGAACAACCACACAGTTCCCTGCATGTTCTCTGATGTTGTACCTGGAACCAGAGCCCCAGTCAGCTCAGTTGCAGATTCTGAGAAAATTTCAGCTGCCATCAGGGCAGGGATGGTGTTCACGATTACAAATTTTCCTTCCTTCAAGGGACCAGTTTAAAGACTGATGATAGTGTTGGTCAACGTCACTTTAGTTTCTGCAACTTCCAAAAGTACTTCTATTCATTTCAAATTCATTATCTGCTGTTACACTGTTTGCTAAGATTGCTACCAGCAATATCACCATGACCACCCGGTTTACATTATCACCGAAGTGGACATTTTCACCAAAAGCCACTTTGACAGCTACTGACAGTCACTGGTCCCATCTCTTAGTCACAACTTTCCTCGCTTCAGCTGTAAATATGCACTTTGGTAATTCTGAATTATCTAGAGTAAGGGGCAAAGGTAACAAAAACAAACTCTTGCCCCTGCCTGCCATCTTGATCGGCCTCTGCTGTCCAATATAATCAACAGGTGTCCTTTCACATTTTCCTGAATGCCACCCACAAAGACATTTTCACTGTCAAGCGGGCACTTCAAGAGTCTGCTGGAATTACCTCTCTGGCTCATCCTGCTTCCCACCCTTGGGGCCCTTCACCAGAGCCAGATTGGAAGCCTGGTGTTTCATGCCAATGTGAGCGTGCCACCTGTGAGGAGAACCTGCCTAGTTAACTCAAGGCCCCACAAAGGGCTGCTGCTGTGTTTGCTGAGTGCCCTGGGTGAGGCCCCAGTGATGCTTCCCGGCCTACCTGAGAGGCAGGTGTTTCCTAACTCAGCAGACTTTAGGGGAGGAGACAGGAACACAGGGATCTGAAACCTTTATATGTGGCTACCTGTACATCATAGTTTCTGTAACAACAGAACCTCagataaaaaggaggaaaagaccaGCAAAAGCAAATACACAATGTGTGACTCAGGTTGAAATTATAACCTGTCAGTAGTCTAGAGGCCCTAAGACCTTAACAGTGGCCACTTGCTTCAAAGACCAGGCATGTGCCCCTTAAAAATGGACTGGACCTGGTAGACAGCTTTAAGAAAGCTGTGAAGTTACTTGCTGTACCATGTTGTTCTGGTAGTGAGCTTGTAAAATGTTTGGCAAAAACcaccagaaaaataatttcaatttattaAGCAGAATATTACAACAATAACACATCAAGACCTACCAATTAATGAGGGGAAATACAAGTTGTTATACTACAGCTAGATAGAAGGAAGGCTGTAATTTTATGTCTATTTCAGCTCTCTGCACAATGtaacatttcttaaaatgtaaactttatgGGAGCAAATGAGGCATTGGAAAATGGTTACAAAGTTCACCGTAACCTTACAAACTCACATGTCCTCAACTGTAATGTCCTTGAGGATCTGGCAGTAGTCCACATTCCATACAGCCTGATCGTCCCAAACCTTGGAGGCAAGAAGAATGGCTCCCAAAACAATTCTTTTCCAGTTAGTGGGGCAAATGTCGATCTCAGCATAAGTTAAAAGCCTTTCTAAGTAAACCTGCAAAAGTAGAGCACTGATCTTTGATTTTAGTTCAGTTTAAGTGCTGTGATAAGAACTGTTAGGAATGACAGATTTCATCTCTTTTTGACATGCCTTTTATTCCTAGGTTCTGCAAAGACTTTGCTCAGACAAGCCAAGGCCAGAGGCCAGGTCACGGTTGTAAGTCAGATGTTTCTGTTAGTCTGATATTTCTACTCTGCCCGTGTGAATTTCCAAGCGAATTTTGGTCACAGGAATGAAAGGACATCTCGGCAAAGGGCATTCTAAAGACACGCGTTGTATGATTACCTACCCCCTTGTAAAGGGCAGCACATACAGCCCAGGGTCGATTTCAACTGTTCAGTAAATGCTTGAGTGCCTACCACGTGCAATGTACCTACCAGACTGGTGGTGGCTGCGTGGCGATTTTACATAATGCTTGAGTGTGTAAAATTCTGGTAAGACTGAGCACATCTTTATCTTCTCTTCAGAGTAACCAGTCCTTTTGTGGCATGAACTTGAAGATAAAAACTGGTGGTCAAGAGAGCCTCCCAGTGGCTGCTGTGTGGCACAGCAGGACAGGCAGTACAAAGGGGCTTTACAACTGTGGAGTATTCCCGTATTTTAGTGCCTTTTTAAGGAACACACATGCATACAAAGGGTAGTCCTTTTCATATCCCCTATTTTTCACATCTCCATTATCATTTCATTATTCATTTCTGTCTTCCATAATCTGCAGCTTAGTCAATTCTTTTGGTTTTAAGGTGGGAAGAGCTGCCTGTGTCTGTATCCCTGGGGCTCCTCTAAACCTGCTGGTTTGTGAGATGATTTCATggtttcttttacatgtatcaaaTGTCTATCCTACAAAGAACTGGATGGAGTTAACAGCTGAGTAAAGATTATAGAGGTAAGCTGTGATTTGTTGTTACCTCTGCAGAAGAGTATATATGCCatttgacaaaaagaaaaatgtccagTTTTAAAGAGTATGTTTACTCTCTGAAGGGTTATCAGATTGACAGCTCAGATTCGCCAACGCTCCCCAAACTCTACTGTGTTTTCAAACACGGGTATTGAGATTATATGTTCTTAGTGGAATTCTGCTCCCATTCCCCAGAGAACTCAGCACTCTCTAGTACCCTAAGAACGACTCTCCCTGCAAGCTTCAACTCTCTACTTTGTGGGACTAATCAGAGGCACTGAAACGACACTGGCAATCTCTCAACTTCCTCTCACCTTTATACTGGCAAACTTGGTACACGTGCCGATATTCCTTTATCCCACTTGCCCTCCTGTCTCGGAGGAAgcgagatttctttcttttcactgaaGCTAACTCTTCTCTGAATGAAGTTGATCCCATCTCACTTCCGCAGAACACTGTTCGCACAGTTAGTCTCTTTTTGAACAACTTCTCCCTCTCTGTCAGAGGCTTCCTCCAGTGTGAATGCTTACACGTCCCCAGCCTGTCCCCCGCCTGTCCCCCAGACAGCGTCCTCATCTCCCATCCTCTCCTTAACCCACTTCAGTCAGCCTCCTGCTGCTACCACTCTACAGAGGCTACTCTTGCCATGGTCACCGGTGCCTTCACACAAACAACCCAGAGCTCTTCATCCCAGAGCTCCACTCCCCAGGCCTTCCCTCATACTGAAAGAGCACTGCCACACGCCCAGTCGCTGGGACCAAAAACCTGCACTTGAGTTATCCTGCTCCAATCTGTTAGAACTTCTTGTTATCTCTGCCTTCACTGGTACCCTGACCGCTTTTCTGTCTGTCACTTCTGACTTGTATCGCTGCCACTGCCTAACTTCTCTGCCTCCACTCTGCCTCCCAACAGAGTACAGTCTGTTCTCCCCAAAGCAGCCAGGAGAGCCTCTTAAATGAAGAGTACTTTATGCGGCTGCTCCAGATCTGCCAGAGGTTTCCCATCAAACAAATACCTTCTTCCCGTGGCCTGCAAGTTACGAGGCCCTGTGCGGTACGGCATTGTCCTTCTGTGACCTCATCACCTATGTTCTTTCCCTCGTTCCTCACTCTGATCACAATGGCCACCTTGCTTTTCCTTGAACACACAGCATGTTCCTGTCTCAGAGCCTTGCCCTCGTCCCCTCTGCCCGTAATGCCAGCGTTCCTGCTCTTCCTCAGTTCAGCCAGGTGCTGGGTTCAAacgtcacctcttcagagaggctCTTCCTGATCTTTCTAGGAAGCCCCTCTAATCACTTTATCTCTTTACCTTGCTTTCTCTTCATGGTTTTTACCACTACTTGAAAtagtcaccttttaaaaaatactcattggggcttccctggtggcgcagtggttgagagtccgcctgccgatgcaggggacacgggttcgtgccccggtccgggaggatcccacatgccacggagcggctaggcccgtcagccatggccgctgagcctgcgcatccagagcctgtgctctgcaacaggagaggccacaacagtgagaggcccgtgtaccaccaaaaaaaaaataaataaaaataaataaaaattaaaaatactcattaaaaaaaaacatagtttgctatacacctgaaactaacacaacactgtaaatcaattgtactccaattaaaaaaaaaaacatttacgtCTTCCACAGTTGCTCCATAAAGGCAAGAACTTTATTTATCCAACCTattctctcctccaccccccacaTGTAGAAAAGTGACACAGAGTAGGTATTCGGTGGGTATTTATGACATGAGCAACTTCTTGGTAGCATTTAGCGTTTGGACCACATTCTCCTTCTTGAACCTCTCCTGGTGTCTCTTATGATTTTCTGCTGGGTTTCCTACCACTCTAGCGGCTCCTCTGGGGATTTGTCCCTTAAGTGCTGATAGTCCCTACAGATCCATCTtctacccacttttttttttttttttttttttgcggtacgcgggcgtctcgctgccgtggcctctcccgttgcagagcacaggctccggatgcgcaggctcagcggccatggctcacgggcccagccgctccgcggcatgtgggatcttcctggaccggggcacaaacccgtgtcccccgcatcggcaggtggactcccaaccactgcgccaccagggaagcccacccactttttattttacatactttCTCTGCATTTGAACAGCTACACTTAATTCCCTCCCTCTAACTCAGATTCATGCTCCAATGCTATATATTCAAATGATTACTAGACACTGCCATTCTGCTGTCTCGCAGGTACAGCAAGCTTAACTTGGCTACAAAGAAATGCCCCTCTTCCAACCCAAATGCTCTCCTTCCTGCATTTCCTAGCTCTCCACATGCAAGCACCATTCCTGCCTCTCTCAAGCATGTGCTAAGCACTCCAAGTGGCCTGTAGCTCCAAGAAAAGGCCTGTGTCTGATCCAGTACCCACTGAGGGGTCTCTCTTCAAAAGGACAAGCCTCCTCTCCTAAATTCTGCCTTGACAGGAGCAGGCAGTGAATGGCCTAAGTATTCTTTCCCTGCAGGCCATGCAGCTGACTTTCCCCCCTACAGGTTTGCTATAGGGAGGAGTAAAACAATCCCAACTACCTCTCACTTGAATATGATTTATTATTCAAATGATAAAATCTTACCATAGGAATTCAGAATGGATGACAAAAAGGTCCTTACAGCTGTAGCTTAGCAGGCTAACTAGAGTAAAGCCTTTTGAAGCACTACTGGCACCCTAATCCTGGGCAACTTCACATGCAGGCAGTAAGAGGACAGCAGGGATGGTTAACACCATTATCCGAGGAACAGAGAATTGAGGGCAGTAGTTCTCAATCAGGACACACATCAGAACTGCCTAGGCAGTAAGTACAGTCTGGGACTCAGCTTCAGACTACACGGAACCTGTTTCTGCCTGTGGACCAGATAGTTCAGTTATCGCCCCACCCTACCACCACAGCATGCgtcgtctgtgtgtgtgtgtgtgcactgcaCGTGCATGTGTGTCCTCAGGTGTGGAAGGAGAAGCCAGAAATCTCTCCTGCTGCCTTTAATAGCAATTGTTTTGTGATGAGAAAAGCAATGGCAacatttaaaatcataatgatcaTTAAAGCTCAAATGTGTATACTTTACTTTCTTTTGATAGGTTTCTCTTAATAAAGTTCTAATGATCATTTCAGGAACCTACTTTCATTTGGGAAAAACAGGACCATACCATGTGTACAAGACAGAAATTTCTACAGAtgctttatgaaagaaaaaatcttacCAAAGTTACTATTGCacattcagcagttagttgtgcgGCACTAAAAAGAGTACGAACAAATCTGTAAATGAATTTGTGTTCAGGATCATGCTTAAAGTATTCCTCTGGAACTTTTTCTCgctgaaaaggagaaaacatgCAATATAAGTGTCCATtgaagaaaaatacttaaaagtacCCTTAAGATAGCAGTCTTCACACTTGGGCCCACGTGCCCCTTAAAAGAATTTTGATTGGGTGACATGTCTTGTAgccttttaaatataaacaatggGATCCTAAAATACCACAGAGATCCAATACTCACCaccattcattaaagaaaaatacaggcacAACCTCAGAAAATTTATGTAtttccaccttcctccccacagaatTCTAACCAAATGTAaactactgggttggccaaaaagttcaactggttttaagtaaaaataaaagacacagctttcattttcaccaagaattttattggACAATATATTCACTAACCGAacaaattttttggccaacccaatatttttagGCTCAAAAGTCTTGCTGATCACCATATGTCACATTTTCTGTCACACATTTCCAGTGTCCTGTAACCATAAGGCTCTAAGAATATGCTGTCCTATACAGCAGTCACCAGCCACATATGGCCACACAGCACCCGAAgaagtgaattttaaaacttgGTCATTTTAATTGGTTTAAAATTTAAACAGTTTTCTAATGTTCTTCTTAAAGGTCTTACCATATtaggtttatttataaatatttatattgtttgatGCTATGGAAAATCATCCTTTCAAAAGATACATTTTCTGTTACTTGGGTATGTTTACTTACCTGCTCACTATTCATACAAAGTGCAACTCGGTTCTTATCCATCAACCCCTTATACAACATGCCTTCGGTAAAATGACTAGACACAACATGGCGGGGGGAAGAAGACTTAAAGGAAGATGAATTTGACTTCGAGTTGGAGGAAGTAATTTTCTTCTAGTAATTAATTTCAAAGCAAATCAGCATGAAATAAACACAACTGTATAAGAGAAAAGTACAACTTCAATAAAACTGACACTTACTGTGAGTGGATGTGATCTCTCATCAAAAATATCCAAGGATCTATCTGCATctctataaaataagaatgtgcatttaaaaaattaattcaggaGTTACTATCTTAGTAAAATATCTGCTAGGAGTAGAGAGAGGGGTAGAGGAAGCTTAACCTTCAACAAAGCAAACAGTATAGTATAAACTCTTCTCCTGGATTCCGCCCTTAGAAAGGTTTCCTGACCTATTTTTACTCAGCACATCAAGTTCCGTGAAATCTTTTCTACAACAACCAGCCAGAGTTGCCTTAATAAGCACTGACCCTCCCTAACAGGCAATGCTAGTAAGCCAATATATTTTCACTCCTCTAACCTCACACTGGAATATGCAAGAACATCTTATAAAGCAGTGGTGGTGGGCAATAAATTCTTCTAACTTCAATGAATGTGAATATGACATTCATGGTTTTTTCccgttttttttctctttagttctttatATTCTTATTGTGTATTTCTTCCTGTCTCTTAAATAGTTTGAGTTAAAAAtgtaattgtctttttattttaaaagaaaccaggctttttatttaaaatttcaccaCACTAATACACTGTGCTCATTTAAACAGCGGTTCTCTAAATGTGGTCTGCAGACTTCTGGGATTCTCCCCTATCCCCTCTTCGGGAGGCCCAAGAGGTCAAAACTGCTTTTATAAGAATACTAAGACACTACCTGCCCTTCACACTGTGTGACATTTGCTATGGATGTATAAAAGCAAAAGTGTGTAAAACTGCTGGTTTCTGAGCATGAATCAAGGCAGTGGTACCAAACTGAATTAGAAGTCATTCAATTATTCACTGCCACTTGCAGTTAAAACTCTGCTTTAAGAACATCCTTgataaaagagtaaaaattaaTAGTGTTCTTAAACCTTGGtccttctttttaatattctgaataAGTGGAAAGTATGCATTAAGCACTTTTACATACTGAAATATGGCTGTGTTAAGGAAAAGCACTTGTGACTTAGTGGTAAGTCATTTTTTTCATAGAACACCATCTTTATTTGAAACACTTTTTTCATCGAACACCGTCGTTATTTGAATGTACAACTGACAGTTATTCTTTCAAATATGAACAAAgtgagcctgtcacttcaaggaaaataaCTCTAAAGTTacttgttgccaatgataaaattcaagcCATCAAGCTAAGAATATCAGgatttttggaaaacttgtacCTTCTATTGTGAACTTGACAACTTCTCAATACTTAAAAGACTTTTCTGGTAAGACTGGTGGTGATACTAACAAAAGTGAGTTTTTGACACTGTCTAAAGAAATGTGAACCAATACTTTCCAAATGACCAACGTATAATATTATAAAGTCACGTACAGGTAAAAAGATCTACTCAGTATGCATGACAGATCAATGGGTATTAAGTTAACATAGTATTTACTACAAGTTCATTGATATgatttagaattccattttaacTAATTTAAGAAACTAGCACATGCAGACTTTTGGTACAGTATCAAAGAATATACCAAATTATCTGAAGGCTTTAAAAATACACCTTTTCCAACTATATATCTGCACGTGGCTGGATCTTCTTCCTATTGTTTCTTCAAAACAAATGACTGAAGACAGAATAGATATGAGAatcagctgtcttctattaaggaGATACTTTTCTCTCAACATTTTTTGTCgtggaaaatagttatttttcattaaaaaaaatgacttatGTTAAACACTGGGGTTCCCAATCAGGGGTGATTTCGTCCCCCCCGGGGACTTCTGGCCATGGctggagacagttttggtttTCGTAATGTGGAGGGAAGAAAGTGCTACTGGCAACTAGTGAGCAGAGGCCAAGGGTGCTGCTATATATCCTATAACACACAGGACAACACCCCACAACAAAGCATTATCTAGCTCAAAATTTCCATAGTGCTAAGGAAAACTCTGTTTTAACATACaatggatttaattttttaaattctcaatttcaatttctaatacagtaaattATCAATATAACCCATATAAACAAACACTCTGGGATGCTCGGTAACTTAAGAATTAAGAGTTCTAAGATAAAAATGATTCACTTCAATATTGTAATAAAAGCACTctaataataaaagtttatgCCAGTAACGCCTACAGTTATTACCTAACACTAAACTTGATACTTTGTAAATTAATTAGCTGGAATAACAAGATAGGTTTTAAAAGAGCTCACCTGTTCTTTATGTGGTAATATATTGCTAAGGTCACactgtggagggaaaaaaatacattgtaataactgatttttatcattatcaggcctgaagacatttttaaaaaggggttAGCAAGGAGGGAAGACCTTCCAGAGGTCCAGTGGCCCTGAAATCCTCTAATTCAGAACAGTACCACATGGGTGCTTTCCCCCTTGTTTTAGGTTCTTCGGCTTTTAGCAAAATTAGGAGACCCAAAATGCTAGATATGCTGTTAGAAGGCATGTTTGGttgattattataatatataaattattacatATTTCCCATCATTTGTCCTTCTACCCACAAAACTTTGTCATGTACAAGTTATATCTATCTAGACACATGCTTAAATTTAAgccatatagtagtttgtatgtgtgtgtgtgtgcgtggtttTTTTTGTTAGCCCCTGCATTTCAGTTGATTTAGTTCGCTATCCACCTACCCATCCGTTTTCCATTATTTCcctaaaagtaaataataaatataccaaaatgacttaaaatcacttttacataattattagaaaattttatagcCACAAAACTGATGATAGGTCTAGCTATCCTGAAATAAGCAGTGCTAATAATACAGCATAATACTGCACAGTATACTATTAATGACAGGtgtttccaaattattttaaataaagtattaacGAACAGATAGATACCAGTCCTtaggtactctttttttttttttgcagtacgcgggcctctcactgttgtagcctctcccactgcggaccacaggctccagacacgcaggctcagtagccacggctcacgggcccagccgctccgcggcatgtgggatcttcccggaccggggcacgaacccgtgtcccctgcatcggcaggcggactctcaaccactgcgccaccagggaagccccttaagtaCTCTTTTCTAAGTTACTATATTCCTAAGTTATTCACAGATGTTGTATATTAGGCAACAAAGGGGTTCTCTGGTTAAGTTTTATGCTCCCCTTTGTTCTCAGTGTctaaaatgaaactcaaaataaCTGAGGGAAGGCAAATCTGAATTTTATAATAGGTCTATAGAATCTTAGCACTTGTATTAAGGCCTGTAACACTGTTAGCATCAAAGATGGATACTTCTATAGTGCTTCAAAGTTTCATCttcaaattgattttaaaatcacagaattAGAAGTTTTATGATGGAAAGGACCACTGAACCGTAGATGACATTTAATTAaacaacccattttacagataagggaaccAAGGCTTAAAactgacttacccaaggtcccACCAATTATCAGAAGCAGTTCTCTTTCTCCTGCCCTCTAACCAAATAGTGGCTCCCAAGCTCAGCTGCACACTGGGATCATCTGAGCAGCTTTAAAAACTGCCTGGCTTCTGCTTCAAGATGTTCTGATTTAACCAGCACTGGGTATGACCTGGGCATCAGGATTGTTTTTAAAGATCCCCAGATGACTGCAGTGTGCAGCAAAGTTTAGGAATGAATGAGTTAGGGTTAAGATCAGAGAATCACTCGGGATGCTTTTGTCCATATGATCATGCTTCACATCATTCCCCATCCTGTCAAAaggtgtgtgtgcatgggtgagagagagacagacagacagacaggcagacactGTGTCTTGGAGGCAGGGGCAGGCGGGTGGACTTTGTGCATCCTGAAACATATATCTTGAAAAGTTGCATAAGTGATTCTAATAAGGCTCACCTACCCCACTGAGAACAACTACCCCACTGAAAACTAACCCCatgataaacattttcaaaatcattCCTAAAAGCCAACTGGccctatttattttctcagtaaacCTTTATTTCACCAATAATATATGTGATGAatgatcatttttaaaacttaatgagAGCAAATTAAAATTTACTATACTTCCAAAAATTAGACTAGGTtggaaaaaaaaggatgaaacctACTTGTCTGAGCAaggttaatctttttttttttttaaattttatttaattttatttatttttggctgcgtgaggtcttggttgctgcacgcaggctttctctagttgccgcgagcgggggctgctcttcattgcgctgcatgggcttctcactgtggtggcttctcttgttgcag
Encoded proteins:
- the CCNYL1 gene encoding cyclin-Y-like protein 1 isoform X3; its protein translation is MGNSLSCCVSPNASPKLGRRTGSAEPDYESEVYEAAAGDAVAVAPAPAAVEPAELDFGGGEGHHLQHISDREMPEDLALESNPSDHPRASTIFLSKSQTDVREKRKSNHLNHVSPGQLTKKYSSCSTIFLDDSTVSQPNLRTTIKCVTLAIYYHIKNRDADRSLDIFDERSHPLTREKVPEEYFKHDPEHKFIYRFVRTLFSAAQLTAECAIVTLVYLERLLTYAEIDICPTNWKRIVLGAILLASKVWDDQAVWNVDYCQILKDITVEDMNEMERHFLELLQFNINVPASVYAKYYFDLRSLADDNNLNFLFTPLSKERAQNLEWNTDSCAILTLVYRELNFILYKEKTEV
- the CCNYL1 gene encoding cyclin-Y-like protein 1 isoform X5 encodes the protein MGNSLSCCVSPNASPKLGRRTGSAEPDYESEVYEAAAGDAVAVAPAPAAVEPAELDFGGGEGHHLQHISDREMPEDLALESNPSDHPRASTIFLSKSQTDVREKRKSNHLNHCDLSNILPHKEQREKVPEEYFKHDPEHKFIYRFVRTLFSAAQLTAECAIVTLVYLERLLTYAEIDICPTNWKRIVLGAILLASKVWDDQAVWNVDYCQILKDITVEDMNEMERHFLELLQFNINVPASVYAKYYFDLRSLADDNNLNFLFTPLSKERAQNLEAISRLCEDKYKDLCRAAMRRSFSADNFIGIQRSNAILS